CCTGCTTGCTCCTGTGCCTGGCGCTGTCTTGGCTACCTTTTTCCCTAGGAAGCATCCCAGCACGCAGCTGGGAGCGGGGCAGCCACGAGGCTGACTGGTCCTTACTGGGATCACGGGTGGGCAGAGCACCCGGGGCACAACTGGGGTGGTAATTGCAGCTTGGCTGCTTATGAGCAAGCTGGCAGCTGGAAAAAAGGGGTTGAGGAGGAGCTGCACATGCTGCGTATGGCCACAGTCATCACAGCTGACTCGATGTCCCCCGGTGCTGTCCCTTGGCTGGAGGGTTTGGTGCTGGCACCACATGCATGCGgtgcctgctggcagcaccccCACCCTGCTCCCTGCACACAGGACCCTTTCGCAGGCAGCACGCATTTTATCTGTGAGGTGCACATGGTGTCTTCTTGCCCTCGGTACCTTCCCTTTCCCCTAATGCAGTAAATTAAATTCCTGTGGGATACGCAAGTCCAACAGAAGCAAGAATCAGccaaaaaaagttattttgtgaCTCTCAGTTTTAAAAATGCGGGGACGGCAAGGAAAGGTGCTGTCTGCCCTTTCCAGAAGTTCCCCAGGGCACCGacagctccttccctctccctgccaACAGCTCACGCTGCCAAAGCCAAGCCCATGGCCGAGGTGCTGAGCTCTCCGGCTTTGCCCAGGCTGTGCCAAGCCACCAGAGAGCTGCCTGCCTGGCCCGACACAGAGCCCCCTGCCCCCACTGCACTTTCAAAGTGCTTGAGAGGATTTGGGAAACTGCACCCAAgagagcagggcaggcagagcagctcctggggcacaaGGGTTAGGGCTGGGGCCGGATCCTGCCCCTCTCTGCTCACCGTGCTCCGCAGCAACCTTCCCGCAGCCTGTGTACACCGTACCCTGGTGCTTACGGGAACATAGCTGGGATCTGCCAGGCTCCTGTTTGGTTAGAAAGGAGCGCTGGGAGGAGCCCAATTAGCCTTACAAATTCtaagaacagcattttttttttctttaaaccacAAGCGTCCACGTGGCTTTCTCCCCCAAAGTCAACCTTTCCTCATGTTCCTTTCAAGAAGAGGCAGTTTGTGCAGAGTTTCAAGTACAAATGTCGTTCCCCTGCCCTTCGCAGCACCCTTGGCAGCATTAGGGAGAGCTCAGCACCCTGGCCCTGAGCCCAGTGCCCcctccctggggctgcccccgcAGCAAGCATCTCCCCTCTGGCCACCAGTGCCAGCCCCGGCACGCTCGCACCTCGCCAGCTGCCGTCCTGGCCGTGTGTTTGGGAACCTGTGCCAGCAGGGAACCTCCTGCAAACGATCCCATAAACGTGGATATCCGACCGTGCAAATATTTACAGAGGAAACTCCGTGCAGGGCGGCGTGCCAGCAGGAGGTGCGCCTCTGGGCACCAAACACCGCGCGCTCCGGGGTCCCTGCCTGCGTGCTGCAGGCACCAACACTGCTCCTGGTCACAGTGCCCCGGGGTGtaccaggagcagagcaggatgcTGGCCTCCATGGGATGCTGCTTGCTCAAGGAGGATATctaatgggaaaataaaagccacTCGTCCTGGGCCCTCAGCACCCAGCCCTACGTGCCGATTCCTTCCCTGGTCCTTTGCTGCAGCACTTGTGCATCCCGAACCTTCAccatgaaatgaaaaggaacCTTACCAGAGCATTTTTGGCTCTTGAGGACGAAATCCAACACATTCCCAAAACCAGCCTCATCTTCTCTACTTCATAGAATTACTTCACGGATGGAAATCTCCACACAGAGACGTGAAAAGACCTGCAAGAACTGATGCACCCTCCCCTGGCCAGTTTTGGGGGCAGCTCCATGGCTCTGGGCCCACCGCCCCTTCCCTGGCCAGGCGGGTGGGAGGCAGCACCGGGGGATcaccaggcaggctgggggctgcagccccgctgTGCCCCCACCAAACCCCTGCGGCTGAGCAGGGAGCACCAAAAGCGAGGAATGGACCCGTCACAGTAAAGATTTCCCTGGGACCTGCTTCTGCCACACCGAGAGGTCACACTGCATGCTGTTCCAGGAAGgattaaataaagtaaatttaaaaaaaagaaataaaaaaggaggaaggagctggagTGAAGGAGGCTGCTCACACTTCACTCAAACCAACCCCAACATTTCTGTTACAAATCTCTACAGGAAAAGATCAGAAGAAAGAGCTGACTTGGAGATGGGAGCAGTATTTTGGAAGAGCTGGGGTTTTGCACGACACCCCAAGCGCACCCACAGCCCCCGCAGGTGCCGATGCAGCCGCTCAGCGTGTGCCCATGGTGGTGATGTGTGCGCTGCTGGAACCACGTGCAGGAGAACCACCCCCGGGCTGCACCCTCACTGCCTCTGCCCTTCTCTTCTGACAAATCCATTGATCAACAGCTAGAGCCAACCTGTAATCACTGTAATTAGCtaagggaggaagaaagaaacccACGGGGGTAAAATAAGTAACCGCACAAAGGGGAAGGCTAAacgggctggggagggaggtggcacAGACACTCGGCCTGCCGCTGACCCAGCTCATCTCCCACAACAGGAGGCCAACAAGGagtttagttgtttttttttgttttttttttttttttgctttggcgTTGGGAGCCCAAGCCCAGCACTGCTCAGGGTGCCTGACACcatgggctgtgctgcagcccaaTGCTCTGCACCGGCAGGCCCAGATCCCAGTCACCATCAAAGTCTTGCCTCCTGCTCACTTCAGCTGCAGTGATACCGGGCACAGCTCCTGGACATCCGCAGGACGCCCGTGTTGTTCTCCAGGATGAAGGGCAGCGCTTGCTGCCCCTCTGCAGCTTGCTGgagctccccagctcccccactGCGCCCAGCAGCCCCGGTAAGGCAGCCTCCGACAGGATGCTTTGGGGCACGGTTTCGAAACGCCAACATCTGAAGTCTGCCTGTCCCCGGTTTAGCTCTCAAAATACTTCTTCGTGTGTCACTCCTCAAGTGTCTTGTCAAAACCACATGAGAAATTGGTAAATTAGAGCCAGAATTAAAACCCCAATCTCCTGTGTCCCATTCCAGCGTCTTAACCAAAAGGCTGCCCTTGCTTTGatgtaaaataaggaaaaaattggTCTTTGGTTCCTAAAACATGGCTATGGGGTTTCTTTGAAGGGGAGGGCACAGGGAGATGTTTTCATTACGCTCTGTACTGTTCCTTATAAACTCTTTATAACCCAAGCTTCAGCACCAAAATACCCTGCTAACTTCCCTAGCAGCTTAGACATTATCTCTCACTTTTCTcccccccgtttttattttcctcttatttttgttgttgttttatttttactttcagttCAGCTCCAGCTCAGCGCGGAAAGCGTGGGTGAGGTTTATATAAAGAGCACCAAGTCTGGGCAGTACCTGGCAATGGACACCAACGGGCTCTTGTACGGCTCGGTAAGCACGAGGCTCCTGTGGGACCGGGCACCGAGAGGTTTTGAGGTCTGCAGAAATCTCGTAGCTCTGAGTAATGCAAACCGCAAGCAACAATTAGCCTCTGTTTGTTATTTTGGCAGCTGGACGGCCACTCTCCGTCCAGCTTTATTTTGGGGGGCGGGAGGAACAAACAAATAACCCAATAGCACCATTTGCAGCCTGCCTCGAGCACCTGGCAAACACCACGAGTCGTGCccggagcagcagctgctccctaCCAGCTCGGCAGCTGCTGGCTCCAGGAGCAGGACCCCCACAGACCCCGAGCTGTGCCAGCTCCACGGCTCTGcgagggggctgcaggctgccaacagggctggggggaagcagaAACCTGCCTGGGTTTTCCCTCTGCATCCCCAGTTCTCCAGCCCCGCACCAGGTGGTGACAGTGCCGGCACAGGCGGGATGCTGTGGGGAAGGAGCTCCTGTGCCCAGGAGCCATAGGACACGGTGTCACCAAAAATAATCCGTGTCTTTGGGAATAGTCCCATTTATAGCTAAGCGGGTGTCATGTAATCCTGTCAGCAGGCTTCTTAGCCTCGCCAGAGAGCTGCTTTGTTCCCTGTGCTCGGCCCCTAAACCCACAGCCAGCACCAATCACCAGCACCAGCTTATGGAGAGTGGTGCTCGGTTCAGACATTGCCAAATGAAATGCCTGGGTCAGGGACAGGGCCCCCAGGCCAGGGAGATAAATCAAGGCCACAGACCTGCACGCTTCCCATCACCTTGGCAGGGCACAGAGACGGGGCAGGGGCTCACTGCTGCCACGCGCGGCTCTCTTCCAGCAGCTACTGGGCGAGGAGTGCCTGTTCCTGGAGCGGCTGGAGGAGAACCATTACAACACCTACGTCTCCAAGAAGCACGCCGATAAGAACTGGTTCGTCGGTCTGAAGAAGAACGGGAACAGCAAGCTGGGGCCACGGACTCACTACGGGCAGAAGGCGATCCTCTTCCTCCCGCTGCCCGTGTCGGCCGACTGAGCCCCCACCACGACCCCCACCTGAGCCCCCCCTGTGCCACCCTCCCTCTCGCTGCCCCTCTTTGGCTGGTCTGGCAGAGCCAACCAAGCGTTAGCGCTCCCAGCTTTAGGTAAAGGCttcaacaaaaccaaagcagagCTACCCAGCCCCACACGATGCTTCACAGAGGTGGTGGAGAACCGGAGAACCCCCGGCACCTCGGCCTCACCCCGTGGGGCTGAGGGCACCCTGGGACAGCCGGGCACCAGGGACATGCACCTTCCCGGCCCAGCACCTCTCTGGGTGCTCTGTGCTCAAGTATTTATCCATCCCAGCACGTCGCTGCTAGAACACCCTCTGAGCCATTCCAAAAAGCACCGTTATTCATGCCATCGAGTCAACGCCTGGTGAAAGGCCTGCAGATATCATCGTGCTAAGCTAAACTAACAGCAGCCAAAAGCTCCGAGTCCTCGAAACCTTAGCCTTCCTTCCACCTCGAATATTGCTAGATTTCATGCTAATATCAGCCATATgttattcatatttatttattaagtaaACCTGTCTCTTACACAACCTGTCCAGAAGTGGCACCAACACCCTGATGTTATCCTGGAGGGgacagagcagagtgggagtGACCAAAGCCTGATTTGGGGGCTCTGTGGAAAAGGCACCGGGGCCCCTCGGTGAGTTTAGGGTGCAGCCCGTGTTCCCTGGCACGCCACACAGACGTGGCTGGGCACTGAACAGACTGAACCGAGCAAGGATgaggggcagggagctgtggggagCCCTGCACGTCACAGTGAAGCCACCGTGCTGCAATGCTACGGGGCAGGCTGCTGGCATC
The genomic region above belongs to Anas platyrhynchos isolate ZD024472 breed Pekin duck chromosome 14, IASCAAS_PekinDuck_T2T, whole genome shotgun sequence and contains:
- the FGF1 gene encoding fibroblast growth factor 1 isoform X2 translates to MAEGEITTFTALTEKFNLPPGNYKKPKLLYCSNGGHFLRILPDGKVDGTRDRSDQHIQLQLSAESVGEVYIKSTKSGQYLAMDTNGLLYGSLLGEECLFLERLEENHYNTYVSKKHADKNWFVGLKKNGNSKLGPRTHYGQKAILFLPLPVSAD
- the FGF1 gene encoding fibroblast growth factor 1 isoform X1; this encodes MAEGEITTFTALTEKFNLPPGNYKKPKLLYCSNGGHFLRILPDGKVDGTRDRSDQHIQLQLSAESVGEVYIKSTKSGQYLAMDTNGLLYGSQLLGEECLFLERLEENHYNTYVSKKHADKNWFVGLKKNGNSKLGPRTHYGQKAILFLPLPVSAD